TTCCGGTGAAGGTGACCGGGCTGTCGTGGGGGGATCACCCGTGGGGTGACAACGATTTCACGATCGGCGCCGGGTGGGACTGGTTCAGCGTCCACCTCACCGACGGCAGGCAGTACATGCTGTATTTCGTGCGCGACACGTCCGGGGAGATCGTCGAGACCATCGGAACCCATCCACCCGAGCGGCCGGACCCCGAACCTGTGCCCCTCGAGACTGAGCACGACCGACACCGCCTCATGGACCAGTCCGACAACGGGGATCACCTACGGCTCCGGGTGGCAGGTGACCGTGCCCGGCGGCCGCTTGACCGTCACACCTGACCTGGTCGACCAGGAGCTGAATCTGCTGTCCCCCGTGGGCGCCGTCCACTGGGAGGGATCGGTCAGCGTGCGCGGTGAGATCGCCGGCTCACCCGTGACCGGCATCGGCTACACCGAGATCCACCCGCCGCGGCCGACCTGACCGGAACCCGTCCCGGCCGGGAGAGCGGGCCATGCCTCTCCCGGCCGTCCGGTGGAGCTCCGCCGGGTGCGCCCCGAGCGGGGCCCTATCAGCCCGCTTCCGTCAGGGCCGTCCGCGCGGCGGCGAGGATCTCCTCGGAGAGGGGCGAGTCCTTGGTGGCCCGGGCCAGGACGAGTGCGCCGAGCATCGTGCACAGTCGGGCGATGCCGTCCTCGTCATCGGTGGCGAGCCACTCGGCGAAATCGCCCACTCCCTCGGTGTAGACGCGATGCGCCCCGTCGGCGCCGGGTTCACGGGCCATGTCGTGCGCGAGCGCGGCGGTGGGACAGCCCTCCGCCGGGTTGTCGCGGTGCTCGACGGACAGATAGGCGTCGATCAGCGCCCGCTGGGCGGCGGCGCGCTGTCCGGTGCCCTGCTCGAGGGCGGCCGCGCGGCGCTGGGCCAGTTCACCGAAGGCATGGGCGGTGGCTTCGTCGATGAGCGCGTCCTTGGACGCGAACTGCTTGTAGAAGCCGCCGTGGGTCAGCCCGGACGCCTTCATCAGGTCGGCGACGCTGATGTGCGTGCCCTGCTCGCGGAACAGCCGGGAGGCGGTTCGCACGACCCGCTCACGGTTCTCCCGCGCCTGCGCCTGTGACACACGACCCATCGACGCTCCTCAGTTGAATGTCGGTTGCAATCTATTCTATGCTCAGTTTAGATTGCGAACGTAATCTAACAGCGGCCCCCTCGCCCGGGGTCCACAGCACTGGGAGCGGACATGGAACTCAAGGACGCCGTCGTAGTGGTCACCGGCGCCAACCGCGGACTGGGACGCGAGCTGGCCACCCAGCTCCTGGAGCGTGGCGCGAAGGTGTACGCGGCAGCGCGCCGCCCGGAGACCGTCGACCTGGCCGGCGCGACCCCGCTCCGCCTGGACGTCACGGACGAGGAGTCCATCCTGTCCGCGGCCCGCGTGGCCTCCGACGCGACGCTGCTGGTGAACAACGCGGGCATCTCCACCGGCACACCTCTCATCGCCGGCGGCCTGGACGCGGTGCGACTGGAGATGGCGACGAACTTCTTCGGGCCGCTCGCCGTGACCCGCGCCTTCGCCCCGGTCATCGAGCGCAACGGCGGCGGCGCCGTGCTCAACGTCCTGTCCGTGCTCTCCTGGCTGCACCCGGC
The sequence above is a segment of the Streptomyces asoensis genome. Coding sequences within it:
- a CDS encoding TetR/AcrR family transcriptional regulator, giving the protein MGRVSQAQARENRERVVRTASRLFREQGTHISVADLMKASGLTHGGFYKQFASKDALIDEATAHAFGELAQRRAAALEQGTGQRAAAQRALIDAYLSVEHRDNPAEGCPTAALAHDMAREPGADGAHRVYTEGVGDFAEWLATDDEDGIARLCTMLGALVLARATKDSPLSEEILAAARTALTEAG
- a CDS encoding SDR family oxidoreductase, with translation MELKDAVVVVTGANRGLGRELATQLLERGAKVYAAARRPETVDLAGATPLRLDVTDEESILSAARVASDATLLVNNAGISTGTPLIAGGLDAVRLEMATNFFGPLAVTRAFAPVIERNGGGAVLNVLSVLSWLHPAGLGSYAAAKAAAWALTNASREELAPRGITVSALHVGYMDTDMAAAVPADQKAAPADVAAQALIGLEKGLPEILADETTRYVKQGLAAAPSAA